A segment of the Coffea arabica cultivar ET-39 chromosome 8c, Coffea Arabica ET-39 HiFi, whole genome shotgun sequence genome:
GTTCTTATTATATGATTAATAGATTATTGTTAAtattattcttcttcttccacgCATATTCTTATGTGTGTAAATTGTCTCTTCATATACATTGATTTTATGAAATATATCTCCCATATATTTTTGTTAGAATTTTTGGATTTTACAAAACATATATTTAGATAGTAAGGTTAAACTCAAGACAGTTTGCGTTATAGTTGGTATTTTCAAACACCCAAAGCAGGGAGTCTGTTGATTGAAAACTCTGAAAACGATACGACCCTTAACAAGGTCTCCTGCAGAAacgcatacatatatatatttatttagaAGCCGAGAAGGCTAGAACTATAAATGGATCTCAAACAACATTCGATGGTGGAGGTCCCATGCTGGAGGCCGGACAAGAGCTGCATTCTCCCGCGTAACAAACGTGATAAACTCGAAGCCTGGAAGCCTTGCTGAGCACTCTTGGATCACGCATGATTGCTGGACGAAACACGCCAGTAACAGGAGCTACATACTCGACCTTCTGGATGGATATGTAAAGCTCCTCAAGGTCTTGCAGTCCGTCCAATACTGCAACTGCCGCATCTTTTGAGACCATTTTGCATTGTAGCCTTAGCACCTTCAAGTGGGGTATGAATTGTGATGCGATCTGGGCTGTTTCTTGGGAGACAAAAGGCGCATGGACTTTAAGCTCAGTGAAGTTGGGGCAGTTCTGGCCGATCGCCTTGAAGATGTTGACATGGGAGAGGAGGGAATTGAATGAAATGGACATAGATTGGAGGTTTGTCCAGGATTCGAATGCAGTTCTCAGGCCTCTGGATGTTGCCCGGTATGGCCACAGCAGCCCCAGACACATCAAGTTTGGGCACCTGTAAAATTGTAATATGAGCATTTGCCAAAAACAGGAAAAACAAGTGtactaatcacacactttcttaTGTAGCTAGATTAAAATGCACGCAATAATCCAGATCGAGCAAAGATATAAAAATGGCTAGAACATTTGTTCATGTAAGAGTAAGACTACCTTTTGGCTGCCCGAGTAAGAATTTTATCGTTCACCTCCAATATGGAATCAATAATCAGCGTGGTCAAATTTTCACCTGCCAGATTAACACCGCAGATGAGAATGACCATAAGTCGAGTTCTTCCACGACGAGTCTTGGTGTCCATTTCGTTTCTGATTTCACTAGTGTCGAGAGTACTCGAGAGAATTTTGTGGGAGCAGGCCGAGCGCCAGGAGTGACAGACGGCAGAGACGTTCAGGATCCTGTCCATCACGCTGACTAGGGCAAAAATCTTCAAGAGCATGTCGGTTTGCAGCTTGGACCAGTCACGAAAGTTTTCACCCGCTTCCTCGGTGGTGCGGCTTGCCACGGCGCTGTTTTCCATCTTCCTGAATGAAGATTTTGGATAACAAATTGATGAGAATGTGATACAGTAATAAGCAGACAGATTTCGAGAAGCAAtgaagcatatatatatatatatttgtcatGAAAAGAGAAGAATGAGAAATCATTTCAGATGTGACATGAAGCTCAAATCTCAAATGGTAAAAACGAATTTTCATAGAGAAATGGCTACATTGGATGGATGATATGTTCCACAATGATAATAATAATCCCCCCAAATATACTGAAGAGATGATGAAAACCATTAATACAAGACTAAATCATGAAAATGAGTTCATAAATGTTTTGTAACTCTAATTTTGTTGctataacacacacacacacacaaaagaaagaaaaagaaactctAATTTAGAGAATTTATTGAGAGAATTTTAAACCTTAGATTCCTTCCTGGCTCTGTCAAGATGATAACTATCCAATAAGGAAAGAGATTATATAACGgaaacaaaatttaaagtatTAATTGTGGGAAGATATCCAAGTCTGCAACCACTACATGGTATATGAATGAGAATTAATgttaaaactccaaaaaaaaaaaaagcccattTCAAATTCATGGAAGATTTCAGGGATTTAAATGCCTGCTTGTACACATACACACCATGCAATTCCACAACTTGGAAACTTACCAATTCTCAATCAATGGCAGGAAAATTTCCCATCTAACATATTGTCTTATTTACTTCTTTATAATCTcttaagattaaaaaaaaaaaaaaaaagtaggtcATGCACTTGAAAAATATTCGTGCACATAAAATGTATCAAATATTcggtgagatttttttttttcttttggggagGACCAATTTAAAAGTCAAAGGGTGACACTTTTATTTCgttttatttgataaacaaaTATTGCAATAAAGACCTTGAAAAAACAATCAATGgcaggaaagagaaaaaagtaAAAGGAAATCATACGAATAAACTAGTCAACAACAAAGAAAAATCAAGACACATTTACCTTTGGATAACTAGGTAGAGGGTTTAGAAAGATCGGCCTGCAGAAAATACATTAATTTACTTTAGAAAAATGATGTGTTCtttcacatttaatttatgaataCGCCATAGAAAATGGATCATCTCGATCCAgcgttttttcttatttttatttaaactAATAAAAGGAACTAAAATGGATTTATTTCGTGCTTTTCTCCTAACTCAATTTGGACACGATATCATACAATAGATCGCATGCGATAAGAATTTGGCACAATTTACGTACAGGTATGAAAACTTCGACTTTCTGCGGCTCAATTAATTCTCCCTATTATAACATCACAAGAAGGAGAATGTTAACAAGCAGAGCTATGGCACTTCGTAGCTAGCCAGTCCTGGAAAAGACAACCGTCACAAGAATTGCTGAAAATTCAGTCTTGATGAAACATTGCCTCGTGAAAATCTTCAACTTATGAAATTGGCAAAATACATGACATCCTTCTCAAGTTGAAACCCTCAACATTTTTTGTTCCAAAACCTAACcaaattttttgtcaatttgaaaATTAGACATTTCAACAAATAGGGTCTTTGCTAGACACAaagtaattctttttttttttttttggtaatcatTTGAAGAATAACTAGACATATAAAACGTTCGATTTGCTTTTCTGCACTGACCGGAACAGGTAATGGTATGTATGATTTTGCTTGTTGGTTTTGTTTGTAAAAATTTGGGGGTCATAACATTTGATTGAAGGGAAAAGATGAGATATAGATTATACCAAGTGAAGAAAAGATATTAACATCAAATTTTCAGAGATCATATCATACCTTCAAACACTTAGTCGGAGGATGTAAGAAGTGGCAGTGAATTCAGAACAATGTATGTCACTTGTGACCAAAAGCTCTGTGTTATATAGGAAGGCGGCCTGAATTCGTACTCATGGGACATATTAAATGTACGAGTAATTTCTTGTATGACGTTTGTGTACAGCATATGCGTTCTTTCCATGAGAAAATATTTAGTTGGGAGATGATGCTTCGATTGTCTCTGATGAATGAGCTAGCAAACAAATGGCATGCAATCCAGTTCATTAGTGACAAGGAAGTTGCCCTGTGCACTGTAGATTATATGTTGctggtttttaaaatttttcttgcTTAAATCTTGGTTACCTTACCTAGGTTGAGTTTTAAAGGTTTAGAAGCTAACTTATTTTGTAACCACTTTAATTCTAAAGATATGTAATGAATGTACTTGGTGTAAAGTTTTCAAATAGATATCCTTTCAGACTATTTATTTGTCATCAATATTTTTCTCATGCACATAATTTTGTTAATATCAGCTGTGAGATGACATATTTACACACTGatacttttcttgtttttctaccATAATCTATTTTATGTTCTCTGGATTTTTTTCTTATAGAGTCGAAGGTGCCATCGCTTGAAGAATAATTGTAGATAAATAGTTCATCCTGTAACTAATCGAGTACGCTAATGACCACCACCTGCCAATGCCATACCCTTGCCCTTGAGAAGGAAGCTGAcgaaaggaaaggaaagcaaAGGAAGAAGAACATACAAGCAATTAGCTGAAAATCATCAAGGCATTCAGTCTTGATGCCACTTTCAATTGAACACGGCAAAATATATCATGCTTTACAGATGTCAAATGAAATCACAAGAGTGAGCGAACTCATTTTTGTATTCGAATGCCAGGAACATCTTTTAAGCCCATCTTCAACGCTGTTTTTCTAAAGAGGGCAGGAGGCTTCTGTAATCCTATTGACTTGCAAAATTCGTTGGCTAACTCAGCAAGGGTCGTCTTGTCTCTGCCTATTTCCCTGATGGAGTTATAATAGCCCAGCCAAGCATGATAAGCAGCTTCTTTGACGCCATGGTCGATCTTTGTCAGACATGCTTCAATCTACAAATACCAGAAAATTGGCATCAGGGGACTCTTGCAAATACATAAGAATGAACAGTCCAAATTGAAATAGTGCACCAATACAACATAAGTAAAATCTTTAAAGTAACTAGTTGATTGCAGACCTTTACATTCACGTCAGGATCTAATTGCGGTGAAGAGCATTTCTCCAGGGGAAGATCTCTTACGTCATCCAGAAAGTAATCCTCCCAAGGTGCAAGTAAAAGGATGCCTTCTCCTTCTTTGCCTTCCCGTCCAGTTCTTCCAAGACGATGTATATATTGTTCTCTATCTGATGGAAGACCAACCTAAATATGCAATCACACAGATTATTACACAGAAGTGAGATCGTTTCAAGTATTTaatgcagcaaaaaaaaaaaaaaatgaaactgaaACATGTTGCTCATCAAACTTTCACCATAGCCCTATATGAACATCCACTCTCCCACTAAACGTGACCAAAaacaggaaaaagaagaaaaaataatgaatagaaatacaacttaaaaaaaaaaaaaaaaactcattttctgAACTTCTTGTTACGCAGGACATGCAACATTCAACATCGTCCTGACTCATAATGGAAAGCCTGCCAACTTGTCATCCTTTATATCTAAAGCAAAAATTGGATATTCCAGTTACACACTTCCCCAATTTAAATTCGAGCTTACTGCCTGTCTAAAAGGGAAACAGCTAAAAATTGGTCATGTGCTACTCAAAACAGACTGTACCAGCAATTGGTTAAGCGATTTGAATGGCAAATCATCCTTCTACCTGTACATTGATGATATGACTGGGTAATGGACTTAAAATGTTTCCTCTATTTCTAAGATAGAACAGCATAACTTCAAATAAAGAAGTTAGAACAAGacaaaatctcaaaattttctttcttttaaactATTCAATTGTTGGATGATGCTTAAATTTATATCAAATAGTGAGGATTTGATCAAGCACAAGAAATCAGGAGGCGTTGGTGTACAGTTTAATAGTAAATTACTGAATAACAGCACCCACTTGAATGACCAATGTGACATCAGGATAGTTCATTCCGCGAGCTGAAACATCTGATGTAATGAGAATCAATCGTTTAGCTTCCTTGAATTCATCAGAAATCCGAGTCCTGTAGATTTGAGGTTTTCTCGAGTGTATCTCCCTCACATCCATCTTCATCTCTCTTAAAAGTGCATACATGAGGGATGTCATCATTGCTGTTGTACAGAAAACAATAACCTGGGCAGATTTGAATCATCATTAGTGCAGAAGCAAAGATCCAAATGCAGAACATAAAAATctcatttgtttgtttttgcCCCCCccctacccccccccccccccaaaacaaaaacaaaaaagagaagaaaataagaaagaatgtGCCTAGAGGACAACAAAGACCAATAATGCATGACATCCTCAAATCCCCATTATTACCTTATAATCAGGCACATTGGAGATGTGTCCCTGCATAAGATTGTATACAATTTCGAGATGCTGTTCATGTGGTGCAACAAGATAAGATTGCTTTACCTAATTGAGAagacaaaaaaagaattaatagAAAGTTCCTTGGACTTTCTCATCCAATAGAAATAGCATTAATTAGTAAGGTGCTATGACGACTAAAATTCGAATTCACATGTCAACACCACTGAAACTGTCAACTTTGATGGGCTATAACCTTGTAGAGAATCCTGAGGTTGTTAGACCTCTACttgaaatatttcaaatttcatgaaaattggaatttaaGGTAATTCTCAGCACTGTGTCACCTTGGGATGTGTTTCCAAGCTATAGCCGACTGTATCCATGTATGCATGTTCTCTTTTTAAAACAAGAAGTGATATTCGACGAACCTGTGATTTGAAGAAAGTCAAATTCATGGGTAAAGATGTATATGAGAACTTTCTACTCTCAAAAGCTTAAACTTCAGCTAATCCATAAGGAGTACGAAACTTTTCTTAAGCTTGCATGGATAGGGTAAGCAAGGGTAGCTTCAATGCAAAATTGTGAAGCAGAAAATCAGTGCTTCACAAAGTCTTCAGCGAGGAACAAGTAGAAACTAACCTCCCTCGGAATTGTGGCTGAAAACAGTAAAGACTGTCTCTTTCGAGGTAAACAATCCACGATTTTCTCCATGTCTTTCCTGAAACCAAGGTCCAACAAATGGTCTGCTTCATCAAGGATAAGCATCTTCAATCCCATTAAGCGCAAAGAGAATCCAGACTTGTTCTCTATATGATCCAACAATCTGCCAGGAGTTGCAACTATAATCTGCATAGCAACATGCATTAAAAAGAAGCAATTGGGCTTCTGAACGTCATAAACTGCGTAAAAGTATGCATTAACAAGAAGCAAGAGCTCTTTTAAACTTCAgttttagagagagagagaggaagcgGAAGAGATGAGAGGCTCTACTGATAGAAAAGTTCATGCACTTCGAACAACAAAGGTCCCCAGATGTTGCAAAAGATCCTTGTACCTGACATGGCTCTGACTCCAAGCGTCTCTGATCAACTTTAAAGCGTGTTCCTCCAATTAGTGTCTGCACGCCAATGCCATCATGGTACTTCAGCAGTACAGTAGCTTCTGCAGCTATTTGGCTTGCAAGTTCTCGTGTTGGACAGAGAATGAGAACGTATACTGGAGTGGTCCGTTGGTTCGTGCTGTTGCTTGACGCCTTTATAACTGTTTCAATAGCAGGAAGCTGTTTTTATTTAATAAGAGGAACAGAAATATACAAGCATTGAACGCCAGAAAAAAGGGTATGAGAACAAAATCAAAGGGACTAGTAATATACCAAAAATGCAGCACTTTTTCCAGTTCCAGTTCTAGCTTTAACCAAAGCATCATTGCCTGTTCACAGCAGTGTGTAAATATTATGGAAGAAACATGGGCACTGTAGAATTTATGAAGAGAGAAGCCATAAGCAAATTGCCATTATAGCAATCATTTGCGTGACTTGATTTAGAAGAACCTACCAAATATGGAAATTGACTCAAAGAATTCAGCTTTTATATTCCCATCAAACAAAAGAACGATGTAACAACTACAGCATCCTATTTATGGGGAGAACTAGCTATTACGTCGATTCCTTCCGTTAATTACAATGACATCTATGGTCATCAAAGAAATCTACATTGTTAATAAACTAGAATATAAAAGGTTGATTCATAAAGGCAGTAGGTTAGGATAGATGCTTAACTGTTTTTGCATGCCTACCTTGAAGGCAAGTGGAAAGTGTAGCCTCCTGAACCCTGGTCATTTGCACATAACCCGCTGCATTGAGTGCCTTGACTGTCAAAGGAGAGATGTCATACTCATCAAACCTAACAACAAAAAGCCCCCCAcaacattacaaaaaaaaataaaatgttgaCATGAGATTTCTATTCACAAAGAAAACTCTAAAATAGTGACACGCTTAGCAATCACAAATTTGACCTTCACACCTTTTGGAACTATATATTGTCTCCTCTTCACTTTTTCCCTCTCCACGCTGCTTCTCCAAACTCCTCTTAACAACCTCCCTACGAATCATCTCCACCTGCTGTGACAAATCATCCTCTTGTTCCAAAGCATTCAAGGGCACTCGCTTCTTCTTTATCTTCACATCATACTTCCCTAATGCAGCACTGCTTGCATTTCTCCTCCCATTACCCCAACTTCTCCTGTCTTCAGCAGTCTTATCCTCATCATCACTATCATTTTTATaataatcatcatcatcactttcatcaTCTGATGAATTTATCACATTCCTGTTGGTGTGAAATCTCGGCCACCTCACTCTCCCGCTACCTCTAGAGCTAACCAAACTCCCCTTAGAATCTGAGCCTTCCTTGCTTTTTGACCTCTGGTTTCTAGCAAAACTTTCTCCTTTGTTACTAATTGTATCCACAGAATAACACCTCACTCTCGACAAACCATCCATATTCACCGAAATCTGACTTCCATGATCACACATTAGGTCCAATCCCCCCTTCATCAATCCCGCTGTGTAACTCGAAATGCGCCTACTAATTAACCAATTATTCGAGTTCATCAAAAATCCATGTCCACAATAACCCGTTAAATTATATCCCAATCCCACTGAACCCAAAGCACCACCGCTCGAAAACTTTCGAGCCGTCGAAGAAAGATCACCCAAAGACTTCGGATTTCTACTTTCATCAGCACTACAATTATCAGCAAAAGCAGATTTTCTCGAAATTAATTTCCGTAAATCAATGGGCTCACCAATAACTCTCTTATTTGCCATTTCTCGAGGCGCCGGAGCTCTAATCGGGCCATCAGCTTCATTCCACAAATCCTCAGCACCTTCTTTCATGAACCGATCAGCCAGAGCTTTAATATGTTCTTGAGGCGATACCGGGCCATAATTGGGTCCGGGCTGATCCGGGTGGGAAACAGAATTGGGCTTCTGGGAAGCAGCAGAGAGTTTAGCCCTGATTTCAGAACGGATACGGGCCTGGTAAATTTGCTTTTCGTGATCGAGGAggcgtttttctttttctctggcCTTCTTCTCGTGCATGCGCTTCCACTGCCATTTGTTTAATCCTCCGGGAAATGTCCGGGGGCCTCCGCCCATGAAGCGGAGGAAAGCGAGGCTGTGGTGAAGAGATGGCGGGGGCTTTGGACGCCTGCGAAGGAAAATGGAAGAGGAATGCATTTCTTGAATTGAATATAGTGAGTGACGGGGGgaggttttagggtttaaggcAGGATGTGACGAATTTTGGTGGCGGGTTTATACCGTAGTAGTGGGGTTTTATTTTAAGGGTCGACGAGATATACGTGCCAACTTTTCTGTCGATTTAGGTAATTCAAGGAAGAGTTAGGGGTGGAAGAAAACAAATCTCTTTAAATTCGACTCCTTCGAGAAAAACTTGCTTGAGATTGGATTAAATTCCCATTAAGCAAAATTGGAAATTAAAGTATGCATTTGACTCGATGAATATTAAGTTAACACCTTCCCtcaatttcacattttacatTTACAATAATTAACTGCTTGTATGTAGGACATCCAAATTTGTAAAGAAATTTTTATAGCAACCTATAGGCTCCTCGGCTTAAAAGACAAAATATACAACATTAGAAAAGCTAATAACCTATGGAAATTCATGAAAATTAAAGTCCTAACTTCAAATCTCCACAGTTGCTGCATGCTAGGGAAAAATTTACtcgaatttcttcttctttgttgtTTGGAGGAGGCTGTGGAAGATTTTATTTACATTGCTGCTTtatgaatcaattagaatgagaaaataataataatgcgtATCAAATCCGAGTGCACAAATTTGCAtattagttgacttttggaagACGACAACGGAAACATTTCGTAGTGTGTTTGGATGGTAGATTATTTGAgatgattttttcaaaaaataaaaataaaaatactgtagtatatatttttttaatgtgaTGTACGTGAGATAAAAGGATTGTTAAGAAGTATAATATTGATTATGcaagtaaataaattttgataaatAATTCACTATTCAAACAGGCATATATTATTATCAGAATGATATATCTCTGTTAATCTTGAATTGAGAAATAGACTCTAGTTATTATGTTCCTTGTAAGTtgatttttctttacaaactaCTAAAAACTGGATACAACAGCTGTTACTTAAGAGGGCTTGGTGAGGgaaacttgtttcttgtgtgCAGCAACGTAATTCATAGTTCATACTAGCAAGGAATGATGAGTTATAAGTACAGATTATTGCCTTGCTCGTTTGATAAATTTCAGTCCAGATTGATGACCAAAGGACGTTTCCAACAAATTAATGCTTTCAGGTTGCAGCTGTTAAGAGGACCTAACAGAGGACTTGGTCTAGAGATATGCAGGCAATTAGCTTGAAAGGGGTTTTTCTGCGGTCATGAAGTTGTTGATTTCATTCAACCGCCTCTGGTTCTTCTAGTCTTAGCATCTCATAAGCTTGATTTGCTATATAGAGACAGCATTCAGTTCAATGTAACTGGATAGAAGATCAATTGGACATTGATAATTTGGCGACGTTCATCAAGAATCAATAATATGTTTTTAATAGTTTCTGGAACGTTAAATGCAATTTTAGGtgcagaattgacaaatttttcgATTGTTTTGCAGGTTAATAGTGCTGAAGTGGGCTAAGTTATTGTGGACTTGGAAGCCTTTCACTTCCCAATTAGTGTCCTCTACAATTTCTTAATCCCTTTGACAGAAATCTTTCTCGATCCTCTTGGCCAGCAATTGAGAATGCTCCTATTAAACTAACTGCATCACTCGATGTTCTTTCCACAGCATTTGATTACTGCTATAACAAGGTTCAATCGGATGCTACTCTGCCTCAGATTAGAAGCAAATAAAAAGGGAATGTCGCTGAATTTTCCCTTCTGTGCAGGCTAAAGGCAATGAAGACGCATTA
Coding sequences within it:
- the LOC113706234 gene encoding F-box/LRR-repeat protein At3g48880; translated protein: MENSAVASRTTEEAGENFRDWSKLQTDMLLKIFALVSVMDRILNVSAVCHSWRSACSHKILSSTLDTSEIRNEMDTKTRRGRTRLMVILICGVNLAGENLTTLIIDSILEVNDKILTRAAKRCPNLMCLGLLWPYRATSRGLRTAFESWTNLQSMSISFNSLLSHVNIFKAIGQNCPNFTELKVHAPFVSQETAQIASQFIPHLKVLRLQCKMVSKDAAVAVLDGLQDLEELYISIQKVEYVAPVTGVFRPAIMRDPRVLSKASRLRVYHVCYAGECSSCPASSMGPPPSNVV
- the LOC113707483 gene encoding probable DEAD-box ATP-dependent RNA helicase 48 isoform X3 gives rise to the protein MHSSSIFLRRRPKPPPSLHHSLAFLRFMGGGPRTFPGGLNKWQWKRMHEKKAREKEKRLLDHEKQIYQARIRSEIRAKLSAASQKPNSVSHPDQPGPNYGPVSPQEHIKALADRFMKEGAEDLWNEADGPIRAPAPREMANKRVIGEPIDLRKLISRKSAFADNCSADESRNPKSLGDLSSTARKFSSGGALGSVGLGYNLTGYCGHGFLMNSNNWLISRRISSYTAGLMKGGLDLMCDHGSQISVNMDGLSRVRCYSVDTISNKGESFARNQRSKSKEGSDSKGSLVSSRGSGRVRWPRFHTNRNVINSSDDESDDDDYYKNDSDDEDKTAEDRRSWGNGRRNASSAALGKYDVKIKKKRVPLNALEQEDDLSQQVEMIRREVVKRSLEKQRGEGKSEEETIYSSKRFDEYDISPLTVKALNAAGYVQMTRVQEATLSTCLQGRHAKTGNDALVKARTGTGKSAAFLLPAIETVIKASSNSTNQRTTPVYVLILCPTRELASQIAAEATVLLKYHDGIGVQTLIGGTRFKVDQRRLESEPCQIIVATPGRLLDHIENKSGFSLRLMGLKMLILDEADHLLDLGFRKDMEKIVDCLPRKRQSLLFSATIPREVKQSYLVAPHEQHLEIVYNLMQGHISNVPDYKVIVFCTTAMMTSLMYALLREMKMDVREIHSRKPQIYRTRISDEFKEAKRLILITSDVSARGMNYPDVTLVIQVGLPSDREQYIHRLGRTGREGKEGEGILLLAPWEDYFLDDVRDLPLEKCSSPQLDPDVNVKIEACLTKIDHGVKEAAYHAWLGYYNSIREIGRDKTTLAELANEFCKSIGLQKPPALFRKTALKMGLKDVPGIRIQK
- the LOC113707483 gene encoding probable DEAD-box ATP-dependent RNA helicase 48 isoform X4, which codes for MHSSSIFLRRRPKPPPSLHHSLAFLRFMGGGPRTFPGGLNKWQWKRMHEKKAREKEKRLLDHEKQIYQARIRSEIRAKLSAASQKPNSVSHPDQPGPNYGPVSPQEHIKALADRFMKEGAEDLWNEADGPIRAPAPREMANKRVIGEPIDLRKLISRKSAFADNCSADESRNPKSLGDLSSTARKFSSGGALGSVGLGYNLTGYCGHGFLMNSNNWLISRRISSYTAGLMKGGLDLMCDHGSQISVNMDGLSRVRCYSVDTISNKGESFARNQRSKSKEGSDSKGSLVSSRGSGRVRWPRFHTNRNVINSSDDESDDDDYYKNDSDDEDKTAEDRRSWGNGRRNASSAALGKYDVKIKKKRVPLNALEQEDDLSQQVEMIRREVVKRSLEKQRGEGKSEEETIYSSKRFDEYDISPLTVKALNAAGYVQMTRVQEATLSTCLQGRHAKTGNDALVKARTGTGKSAAFLLPAIETVIKASSNSTNQRTTPVYVLILCPTRELASQIAAEATVLLKYHDGIGVQTLIGGTRFKVDQRRLESEPCQIIVATPGRLLDHIENKSGFSLRLMGLKMLILDEADHLLDLGFRKDMEKIVDCLPRKRQSLLFSATIPREVRRISLLVLKREHAYMDTVGYSLETHPKVIVFCTTAMMTSLMYALLREMKMDVREIHSRKPQIYRTRISDEFKEAKRLILITSDVSARGMNYPDVTLVIQVGLPSDREQYIHRLGRTGREGKEGEGILLLAPWEDYFLDDVRDLPLEKCSSPQLDPDVNVKIEACLTKIDHGVKEAAYHAWLGYYNSIREIGRDKTTLAELANEFCKSIGLQKPPALFRKTALKMGLKDVPGIRIQK
- the LOC113707483 gene encoding probable DEAD-box ATP-dependent RNA helicase 48 isoform X1; the protein is MHSSSIFLRRRPKPPPSLHHSLAFLRFMGGGPRTFPGGLNKWQWKRMHEKKAREKEKRLLDHEKQIYQARIRSEIRAKLSAASQKPNSVSHPDQPGPNYGPVSPQEHIKALADRFMKEGAEDLWNEADGPIRAPAPREMANKRVIGEPIDLRKLISRKSAFADNCSADESRNPKSLGDLSSTARKFSSGGALGSVGLGYNLTGYCGHGFLMNSNNWLISRRISSYTAGLMKGGLDLMCDHGSQISVNMDGLSRVRCYSVDTISNKGESFARNQRSKSKEGSDSKGSLVSSRGSGRVRWPRFHTNRNVINSSDDESDDDDYYKNDSDDEDKTAEDRRSWGNGRRNASSAALGKYDVKIKKKRVPLNALEQEDDLSQQVEMIRREVVKRSLEKQRGEGKSEEETIYSSKRFDEYDISPLTVKALNAAGYVQMTRVQEATLSTCLQGRHAKTGNDALVKARTGTGKSAAFLLPAIETVIKASSNSTNQRTTPVYVLILCPTRELASQIAAEATVLLKYHDGIGVQTLIGGTRFKVDQRRLESEPCQIIVATPGRLLDHIENKSGFSLRLMGLKMLILDEADHLLDLGFRKDMEKIVDCLPRKRQSLLFSATIPREVRRISLLVLKREHAYMDTVGYSLETHPKVKQSYLVAPHEQHLEIVYNLMQGHISNVPDYKVIVFCTTAMMTSLMYALLREMKMDVREIHSRKPQIYRTRISDEFKEAKRLILITSDVSARGMNYPDVTLVIQVGLPSDREQYIHRLGRTGREGKEGEGILLLAPWEDYFLDDVRDLPLEKCSSPQLDPDVNVKIEACLTKIDHGVKEAAYHAWLGYYNSIREIGRDKTTLAELANEFCKSIGLQKPPALFRKTALKMGLKDVPGIRIQK
- the LOC113707483 gene encoding probable DEAD-box ATP-dependent RNA helicase 48 isoform X2, translating into MHSSSIFLRRRPKPPPSLHHSLAFLRFMGGGPRTFPGGLNKWQWKRMHEKKAREKEKRLLDHEKQIYQARIRSEIRAKLSAASQKPNSVSHPDQPGPNYGPVSPQEHIKALADRFMKEGAEDLWNEADGPIRAPAPREMANKRVIGEPIDLRKLISRKSAFADNCSADESRNPKSLGDLSSTARKFSSGGALGSVGLGYNLTGYCGHGFLMNSNNWLISRRISSYTAGLMKGGLDLMCDHGSQISVNMDGLSRVRCYSVDTISNKGESFARNQRSKSKEGSDSKGSLVSSRGSGRVRWPRFHTNRNVINSSDDESDDDDYYKNDSDDEDKTAEDRRSWGNGRRNASSAALGKYDVKIKKKRVPLNALEQEDDLSQQVEMIRREVVKRSLEKQRGEGKSEEETIYSSKRFDEYDISPLTVKALNAAGYVQMTRVQEATLSTCLQGNDALVKARTGTGKSAAFLLPAIETVIKASSNSTNQRTTPVYVLILCPTRELASQIAAEATVLLKYHDGIGVQTLIGGTRFKVDQRRLESEPCQIIVATPGRLLDHIENKSGFSLRLMGLKMLILDEADHLLDLGFRKDMEKIVDCLPRKRQSLLFSATIPREVRRISLLVLKREHAYMDTVGYSLETHPKVKQSYLVAPHEQHLEIVYNLMQGHISNVPDYKVIVFCTTAMMTSLMYALLREMKMDVREIHSRKPQIYRTRISDEFKEAKRLILITSDVSARGMNYPDVTLVIQVGLPSDREQYIHRLGRTGREGKEGEGILLLAPWEDYFLDDVRDLPLEKCSSPQLDPDVNVKIEACLTKIDHGVKEAAYHAWLGYYNSIREIGRDKTTLAELANEFCKSIGLQKPPALFRKTALKMGLKDVPGIRIQK